The following coding sequences lie in one Chionomys nivalis chromosome 8, mChiNiv1.1, whole genome shotgun sequence genomic window:
- the P2ry2 gene encoding P2Y purinoceptor 2 isoform X2 has product MAADVDSWNSTINGTWEGDELGYKCRFNEDFKYVLLPMSYGVVCVLGLCLNAVALYVFLCRLKTWNASTTYMFHLAVSDSFYAASLPLLVYYYAKGDHWPFSTVLCKLVRFLFYTNLYCSILFLTCISVHRCLGVLRPLHSLRWGRARYARRVAAAVWILVLACQAPVLYFVTTSVRGARITCHDTSARELFSHFVAYSSVMLSLLFAVPFSIILVCYVLMARRLLKPAYGTTGLPRAKRKSVRTIALVLAVFALCFLPFHVTRTLYYSFRSLDLSCHTLNAINMAYKITRPLASANSCLDPVLYFLAGQRLVRFARDAKPPTEPIPRPQARRRLGLHRSHRTDTARKDVSISSDDSRRTESTAAGNQTKDIRL; this is encoded by the coding sequence ATGGCAGCAGACGTGGACTCCTGGAATAGCACCATCAACGGCACCTGGGAGGGGGATGAACTGGGCTACAAGTGCCGCTTCAACGAGGACTTCAAGTACGTGCTGCTGCCCATGTCCTACGGCGTGGTGTGTGTGCTCGGGTTGTGCCTGAACGCTGTGGCTCTTTACGTCTTCCTGTGCCGCCTCAAGACCTGGAACGCCTCCACCACGTATATGTTCCACCTGGCGGTTTCTGACTCTTTTTACGCAGCCTCTCTGCCGCTGCTGGTTTATTACTATGCCAAGGGGGACCACTGGCCATTCAGCACGGTGCTCTGCAAGCTGGTGCGTTTCCTTTTCTACACCAACCTCTACTGCAGCATCCTCTTTCTCACCTGCATCAGTGTGCACCGGTGCCTGGGTGTCCTGCGCCCTCTGCACTCCTTGCGCTGGGGCCGCGCCCGCTATGCCCGCCGCGTGGCTGCTGCCGTGTGGATTCTGGTGCTGGCCTGCCAGGCACCCGTGCTCTACTTTGTCACCACCAGTGTACGGGGGGCCCGCATCACCTGCCACGACACCTCGGCCCGAGAGCTCTTCAGCCATTTTGTGGCCTACAGCTCCGTCATGTTGAGTCTGCTCTTCGCTGTGCCCTTTTCCATCATCCTTGTCTGTTATGTACTCATGGCGCGGCGGCTGCTCAAACCGGCTTATGGGACCACAGGTCTGCCTCGGGCCAAGCGCAAATCTGTGCGCACCATTGCCCTGGTGCTGGCCGTctttgccctctgcttcctgcctttcCATGTCACCCGCACCCTCTACTACTCCTTCCGATCGCTTGATCTCAGTTGCCACACCCTCAATGCCATCAACATGGCATACAAGATCACCCGGCCATTGGCCAGCGCCAACAGTTGCCTTGATCCTGTGCTCTACTTCCTGGCAGGGCAGAGACTTGTCCGCTTTGCCCGAGATGCCAAGCCACCCACAGAACCCATCCCCCGCCCCCAGGCTCGTCGCAGGCTGGGCCTGCACAGGTCTCACAGAACTGACACAGCCAGGAAAGATGTGTCGATCAGCAGTGATGACTCAAGACGGACAGAGTCCACTGCAGCTGGGAACCAGACTAAGGACATTCGACTATAG
- the P2ry2 gene encoding P2Y purinoceptor 2 isoform X1 produces the protein MSEELEPTRSILTAPRARLIRTMAADVDSWNSTINGTWEGDELGYKCRFNEDFKYVLLPMSYGVVCVLGLCLNAVALYVFLCRLKTWNASTTYMFHLAVSDSFYAASLPLLVYYYAKGDHWPFSTVLCKLVRFLFYTNLYCSILFLTCISVHRCLGVLRPLHSLRWGRARYARRVAAAVWILVLACQAPVLYFVTTSVRGARITCHDTSARELFSHFVAYSSVMLSLLFAVPFSIILVCYVLMARRLLKPAYGTTGLPRAKRKSVRTIALVLAVFALCFLPFHVTRTLYYSFRSLDLSCHTLNAINMAYKITRPLASANSCLDPVLYFLAGQRLVRFARDAKPPTEPIPRPQARRRLGLHRSHRTDTARKDVSISSDDSRRTESTAAGNQTKDIRL, from the coding sequence GACAATGGCAGCAGACGTGGACTCCTGGAATAGCACCATCAACGGCACCTGGGAGGGGGATGAACTGGGCTACAAGTGCCGCTTCAACGAGGACTTCAAGTACGTGCTGCTGCCCATGTCCTACGGCGTGGTGTGTGTGCTCGGGTTGTGCCTGAACGCTGTGGCTCTTTACGTCTTCCTGTGCCGCCTCAAGACCTGGAACGCCTCCACCACGTATATGTTCCACCTGGCGGTTTCTGACTCTTTTTACGCAGCCTCTCTGCCGCTGCTGGTTTATTACTATGCCAAGGGGGACCACTGGCCATTCAGCACGGTGCTCTGCAAGCTGGTGCGTTTCCTTTTCTACACCAACCTCTACTGCAGCATCCTCTTTCTCACCTGCATCAGTGTGCACCGGTGCCTGGGTGTCCTGCGCCCTCTGCACTCCTTGCGCTGGGGCCGCGCCCGCTATGCCCGCCGCGTGGCTGCTGCCGTGTGGATTCTGGTGCTGGCCTGCCAGGCACCCGTGCTCTACTTTGTCACCACCAGTGTACGGGGGGCCCGCATCACCTGCCACGACACCTCGGCCCGAGAGCTCTTCAGCCATTTTGTGGCCTACAGCTCCGTCATGTTGAGTCTGCTCTTCGCTGTGCCCTTTTCCATCATCCTTGTCTGTTATGTACTCATGGCGCGGCGGCTGCTCAAACCGGCTTATGGGACCACAGGTCTGCCTCGGGCCAAGCGCAAATCTGTGCGCACCATTGCCCTGGTGCTGGCCGTctttgccctctgcttcctgcctttcCATGTCACCCGCACCCTCTACTACTCCTTCCGATCGCTTGATCTCAGTTGCCACACCCTCAATGCCATCAACATGGCATACAAGATCACCCGGCCATTGGCCAGCGCCAACAGTTGCCTTGATCCTGTGCTCTACTTCCTGGCAGGGCAGAGACTTGTCCGCTTTGCCCGAGATGCCAAGCCACCCACAGAACCCATCCCCCGCCCCCAGGCTCGTCGCAGGCTGGGCCTGCACAGGTCTCACAGAACTGACACAGCCAGGAAAGATGTGTCGATCAGCAGTGATGACTCAAGACGGACAGAGTCCACTGCAGCTGGGAACCAGACTAAGGACATTCGACTATAG